In Helicobacter canis, the sequence ACCACATCAAGAGAATCTGCATTTAAGTCTTTTACAAACTCTGCTTCAGGCGTTACTTTATCTGCTTCTACGCTAAGCTCTTTTACGATTACTTCCTTGATCTCATCAAACAATGCCATACAATACTCCTTGCAAGTTTTTAGAATTTGGGATTCTAACAAAAAAAATTTAGAAATTACCTTAAATATATAAATAATTACATATATAAGCCACCATTGACTTTCAACAC encodes:
- the acpP gene encoding acyl carrier protein — protein: MALFDEIKEVIVKELSVEADKVTPEAEFVKDLNADSLDVVELIMALEEKFGVNIPDEEANKIQKVGDVVAFIEAHK